The Aphelocoma coerulescens isolate FSJ_1873_10779 unplaced genomic scaffold, UR_Acoe_1.0 HiC_scaffold_203, whole genome shotgun sequence genome includes a region encoding these proteins:
- the LOC138101133 gene encoding serine/threonine-protein kinase PAK 3-like, translating to MIGQVCAAVCTVFSVAYSGYFLTHLTRHLTRGWRQARPLGSPAGSAAPLAPSLAEEDAEEEPNDKKPPAGVHPRPERAEPLSLDARSAVQRAASPARSAAASTPPRASTSSSSPAQQPEMREEQSLKRLRSIVSLGEPRRKYSAFEELGRGGFGAVYKALDASTGQQVAIKKMALQEEMSEELAVNEIVAMRDSRNPNIVSYLDSYLVDGELWLAMEFMDGGTLYDVVGAVYLEEGQIGAVCRECLQGLHFLHSRRVIHRDVKSCNILVSTDGSVKLADFGLCAQLTPEHDKCSSSVGTPSWMAPEVVRGEAYGPKVDIWSLGIVGLEMVEGEAPYQREPRLRVFELIERNGAPKLQNPRHHSALLRDFLRCCLQTDEDRRWSAQELLKHPFVTSGDPASSLAALIISAKQVQEDWRGDACA from the exons atgatcgggcaagtctgtgccgcggtttgcacggttttttctgtggcgtattccggctacttcctgacccacctgactc gtcACCTCACACGCGGATGGAGACAAGCCCGTCCTTTG ggctcaccagcagggtcagcagctcctctggctccctctcttGCTGAGGAAGATGCGGAAGAGGAGCCAAATGACAAGAAGCCTCCAGCTGGTGTCCATCCACGGCCTGAACGTGCAGAGCCA ctctctcttgaCGCGCGCTCTGCCGTCCAACGTGCCGCTTCACCGGcgcgctctgcagcagccagcactcccccacgtgccagcacttcgtccagcagcccagcccagcagccggagatgagagaggagcagagcctgaagagaCTGA ggaGCATTGTGAGTCTGGGCGAGCCGAGGAGGAAATACTCGGCGTTTGAAGAACTCGGACGAGG gggttttggagctgtttataAAGCCCTCGACGCCAGCACAGGACAACAG GTGGCCATCAAGAAAATGGCTCTTCAAGAGGAGATGTCCGAGGAGCTGGCTGTCAATGAAATCGTGGCCATGAGGGACAGTAGGAACCCCAATATTGTGTCCTACTTAGACAG ctacctggTCGATGGAGAGCTCTGGCTGGCGATGGAGTTCATGGACGGCGGCACGTTGTATGATGTAGTCGGGGCAGTGTACCTCGAGGAAGGACAGATAGGCGCTGTctgtcgggag tgcctgcaaggactgcatttccttcattccCGCCGAGTCATCCACAGAGACGTCAAAAGCTGCAACATTCTTGTGAGCACGGACGGATCTGTCAAACTGG ctgactttggcctctgtgctcagctcacccctgagcacgACAAGTGCAGCTCCAGCGTCGGCACTCCCAGCTGGATGGCGCCAGAAGTCGTGAGAGGAGAAGCCtacggccccaaagtggacatctggtcactggggatcgtggggctggaaatggtggaAGGGGAAGCTCCTTACCAGAGGGAACCCCGTCTCAGG gtttttgaactgatagaaaggaacggggccccaaaactgcaaaacccCAGGCACCACTCGGCTCTCCTGCGCGACTTTCtccgctgctgcctgcagacagacgaggacaggcgctggtctgcccaggaactcctgaag catccatttgtgaCCTCAGGCgatcctgcctccagcctggctgctctgatcATCTCAGCCAAGCAAGTGCAGGAAGATTGGAGAGGAGACGCTTGCGCctga